The DNA window ACCCGCTGTCGTCGGTGATCGTCACGTCGTATTGGAATGCGTCCGGCATCATCGCGCCAGAATCCGATGCGGCGGCGGTCATTCGCGCGACGATCGCTTCGATAGCGTGCGCGCGATAGGCGTCGAGCGATCCAGTGTCGGTGCTGGCGGTCGTCGTTATGC is part of the Candidatus Eremiobacteraceae bacterium genome and encodes:
- a CDS encoding protealysin inhibitor emfourin — encoded protein: MKVSITRSGGIAGITTTASTDTGSLDAYRAHAIEAIVARMTAAASDSGAMMPDAFQYDVTITDDSGSKTMRFQGDPCPAADLFRAVQSTRKPPAL